The region GCCGAGGGAACGCAGGGCCGAGCGGGCGGCGTGGTAGCCGCACATGCCGTGGACGCCGGCGCCGGGGGGCGTGGCGGCCGAGCACAGGTACACCCCGGGGAGGCCCGTGGCGTAGGGGTCGAGCGCCACCCGGGGCCGGAACACCAGCTGGCGCAGGGTGTTGGCACCGGTGGAGATGTCGCCGCCGACGTAGTTGGCGTTGTAGCCGGCGAAGTCGGCGGGCGACATCACGTGCTGCCCCACGATCCGCTCCCGCACCCCGGGGGCGAAGCGCTCGAGCTGGCGCAGGATCGGCTCGGTGACATCGCTGTCGTAGCCCCGGGGCACGTGGGCGTAGGCCCAGACCGGGTGGACGTCGCCGGCCGAGCGCGCCGGGTCGGCCAGGTACTGCTGGGCCACCAGCACGAACGGCCGCTCCGGCAGGCGTCCCCGGTGGACCTCGGCCTCGGCCACGGCGATCTCGCCGATCGGGCCACCGACGTGGACGGTGCCGGCCCGGCGGGCGGCCTCGGCGGTCCACGGCACGCCGCCCTCGACGGCGAGGTCGAGCTTGAACGACGCCGGGCCGTAGCGCCAGCGGCGCAGGGCGCGGCGGGTGCGCTCCGGTAGGGCGTCGCCGGCGATGGCCAGCAGGCCCGACGGCGAGGTGTCGAACAGCTTCAGCCTCGCCGGGGGCAGGTCGGCCAGCGACGTCACGCGCACGCCCGTCTCGACGGTGCCGCCCAGCTCGGCCAGCAGTCCCGCCAACGCCGTCGTCACCGCCTGGGACCCACCGGCGGCGACGGGCCAGCCCACGTGGTGCCCGGACGCGGTCAGCATGATCCCGCCCGCAGCGGTGGCGGGCCGGCTGAGCGGGTGGATGACGTGCGCGGCGATGCCGGCGAACAGGGCCCGGGCCTCGTCGGTGCGGAAGCGCCGGGCCAGCCACGTCGCCGGTAGCAGTGCCCGCAGCCCGAAGCTCACCAGGCCCACGGGGTGCCGGGGCACGTGGACGAGGGGGCGGAGGATGTCGTCGGCCAGGTCCGGGAAGGCCGCCGACGCCCGGCCGAACACCTGGCGCCAGGCCGGCCCGTCGTCGCCCAGGCCGGCGGCCGTCTCGTCGATCGAGCGGAGGAACACCCCGGCCCGGCCGCCGTCGAGCGGGTGGACCAGGTCGACCTCGGGCCAGCGCCACTCCAGCCCGTGCCGCTCCAGCGGCAGCGACCGGAAGACCGGCGACGCCGCGCCGAACGGGTGGACCGCCGAGCAGATGTCGTGCAGGACGCCCGGCACGGTCAGCTCCGCCGAGCGGGTACCGCCGCCGATGGTCTCGGCCGCCTCCAACACGGTCACCGACAGCCCGGCCTGCGCCAGCACCACCGCGGCCGTCAGCCCGTTGGGCCCCGACCCGACCACCACCGCCGCATCAGAAGTCGACGTGTCTCCCATCAGCTGATGGCCTAGCCGATCGGCACGCCGCCGGCAGTGATGGAACCTGAGCGGCGAAACATAGGGCCTACGACACCGGGTCGAGCTGGTCGGCGGTGTCGCGGAGGGTCTGCGCCAGCGACTTGAGCAGCGGCATGGGGTCGACGCCGTGCTCGGCGACGGCCTCGAGCACGGTGCCCCAGCTGTCGACCAGGTCGGTGAGCTGCTGCATCATCATCACCCCGATCGCGTGCCCGTCCCCGAGGTCGCCGTCGCCGTTGCCGTCGTCGCTCATCCCCGGACGCTACGTCAACCGCCCGGGCGCCCCCCGATGGCGTCGCTACCAGGGGACGGGGTCGCGGTCGCGGTCGCGGAAGAAGCCGCCGGTGGGGCCGTCGTCGGGGAGGGTGGCGGCCCAGACGATGCCCGCCACACCCTCGGCCACCGGCCGGCCGCCCCCGCCACCCATGTCGGTGGCCACCCACCCGGGGCAGATGCCGTTCACCAGGATGCGGTCGCGCCGCAGCTCGTCGGCCCACATGCGGGTGAGGGCGTTCAACGAGGCCTTCGACACCCGGTAGGCGGGGATGCCGCCGCCCATCTCGCTCAGGGAGCCGCCACCGCTCGACACGTTGACGATGCGGCCGTGGTCGCTGCGGCGAAGCAGCGGCAGCAGCGCCTGGGTCACCTGCCAGGCGCCCAGGACGTTGGTCTCGAGCGCCTCCCGCACCACGCCCAGGTCGGCGTCGACCGCCGTCTGCACCACATGTAGCAGCCTCGGCGAAGCCCGAGACCCCTTGGGGCGGCGGCGGGGTGGTCGGAAGGGTCGTAGTGGATGGCGGCGTTGTTGACCAGCACGTCGAGCCGGCCGTGCTCCCGGTCGACCAGGGCGGCGACGGCCTCGGCGCCGGCCGGCAACGTCACGTCGAGCACCACCGGCCGCACGTCGAGCCCGGCGGCCACGAACGGCGAGGCCGCGGCCCGCCCCTTCGCCTCGTCCCGCGACCCCAGGTACACCGTGTCGCCCCGGTCCGCGAGCTGGCGCACGACCTCCAACCCGATTCCCCGGTTGGCGCCCGTCACCACCGCGATCACCCGGCGAACCTACAGATCCGAGGCACGAAATCGCCGCGGGGAGCACACTGACGACGTGGCGCGAGCGGATGCGACCGTGGACCCGGGCGTACCCCTGCTGGAGGTGCGGGGGCTGTCGAAGCGGTTCGGCGCGCTCCAGGTGCTCGACGACGTGAGCCTCACGGTCGCCGACGGGGAGGCCCTGGCGGTGGTGGGCGACAACGGCGCCGGCAAGTCGACGCTGGCCAAGTGCATCGCCCGGGCGGTGCGGCCCGACGCCGGCGAGGTCCTGGTGAAAGGCCGACCCCTCGGCCTCGGCCAGGACGACGCCCTCGCCGCCGGGGTCGGCGTCGTGTGGCAGGACCTGGCCCTGTGCGACAACCTCGACAGCGTCGCCAACCTGTTCCTGGGTCGCGAGCGGGGCCGGCCCATGCTGGCCGAGGCCGACATGCGCAGCGAGGCCGAGCGCCTGCTGGCCCGGGTCGGCATCGACATCCCCGACCTGACCCGGCCGGTGGCGTCGCTGTCGGGCGGCCAGCGTCAGGCCGTGGCCGTCACCCGGGCGCTGACCGGCGACCCGGAGCTGCTGATCCTCGACGAGCCCACCGCCAACCTGGGCCACAACGAGACCCGGGCGGTCCTGGGGCTGGTGCGCGACCTGCGCGCCCGGGGCACGACCGTCGTGCTCATCACCCACCAGCTGGAGCAGGTCTTCAACCTGGTCGACCGCATCCTGGTGCTGCGCCACGGCCGGCTGGTGGCCGACGTGTCACCCCGCGAGGTGCACCCCGACGACGTGGTGGCGATGCAGTCGGGCATCGAGGCCGACTCCACCGCGAGCCGCCAGCTGCGCCGCCTCGGCAGCCTCGTCGAGCAGCTCTCGGCGGTGGAGCCGACGGCGTCGCTGCCGCTGGTCGTCTCGGCCATGAGCGCCGCGATCGGGCAGGAGACCCTGTGCGTCCACCTCCTCGACCAGACCACCGGCACGCCGTTCCTGCGCCGGTCGGCGGCGGTGGCGCTGCCCGACGCGCTGCTGGCGGTCAACGACCGGCTGCCCCTCGGCCACCAGGGCGGGCCGGTCGGGGTGGCGGCGGCGACGGCGTCAGTGGTGGTGACCGAGGACGTGCGGGGCGACCCGGCGTGGGCGGCGTTCCTGCCGGCGGCCGAGCGGGCCGGCGTCCTGAGCTCCTGGGCGGCGCCGATCACCGGGGCGAGCGGCGTCCTGGGCACGATCTCCGGCTACGGCGACACCGTCGGCCGCCTGCGCAACGACCAGCTCGAGCTGATCATGCTGTACGCCAGCCACGCGGCGGCGTCGATCGAGCGGGAGCGCAACTTCGCCGAGTCGCGCCGCCGCAACCGGGTGCTGGAGGCGATCCGGGCGGTGCTCGAGGTGCTCGCCGGCCCCCAGCAGGTCCACACCGGGCTCGACGCCGCGCTCGAAGCCCTGTGCAAGGTGCTCGACGCCGAGGACGCCGTGGTCCGCACCTCCGAACCTGTGGCCGCGGGCGCGGGTGCGGGTGCAGGCGCGGAGGGGGTCACCCGGGCCTCGGCCGGCGAGCCGGGTCTGGAGGCGACGGCCGACAAGGCCCTGACCGACGGCCAGCAGGTGCGCGTGAAGAACCGGGACGGGCTGGTCCTCGCCGTGCCGTTCACCGCCCCCAGCGGCCCGGCCGCGCTGGCGGTGCGCTGGTCCGATGCCCTCGCCGGCGACGAGAGCGCCGAGGTGCTCCAGGACGTCGCCCGGTCGATGAGCCTGGCCCTGGAGCGCGAGGAGCTGGAGGCGTCGCACCGCGAAGCCCAGGCCCTGCGCCGGTCGCAGCGCCTCCAACGGGCCTTCCTGTCGCGCCTCAGCCACGAGCTGCGCACGCCGCTCACCGCCATCCACGGCTACGCCGACTCCCTGCGCCAGCCCGACGTCCACTGGAGCGACGAGGCCCAGCACCGCTTCCTCGGCACGATCGCCACCGAGTCGGAGCGGATGCGGCGCCTGGTGGCCGACCTGCTCGACGTGTCGGCCATCGACGCCGGCATCTTCCGGGTCCACCCCGACTGGTGCGACCTGCGCCTGGTGCTCGACGCCTCGGTGGCCTGCGTGACGTCCGACGCCCAGGCCGAGCCACGGGTCCACGTCCACGTCGATGCCGGCCTCGGCCCGGTGTGGGCCGACCACGACCGCCTCGAGCAGGTCTTCGTCAACCTCCTGGAGAACGCCCTGCGCCACACCCCCACCACCACCCGCATCCGCGTCGACGCCTGCCCCGACCCCGACGGCCGCGAGGTGCACATCCGGGTGAGCGACGACGGCCACACCCTCGGCGCCGACCGGGCCGCCGCCCTGTTCGAGCCCCACGTGAGCGCCGGCCCCAAGGGCTCGACGGGCCTCGGCCTGCCCATCGCCCGCGGCATCGCCGTCGCCCACGGCGGCGACGTGACCCTGGAGGCCACCGGCGAGCTGACCACCTTCCTGGTGTCGCTCCCCCTCGGCCCCGACGGTGAGCCCGATGCTTGACCAGGTCACCGACACCGACACCCGGGTGCTGCTGGTGGAGGACGACCAGAACATCGTCGACCTGATCCGCTCGAACCTGCTGGTGCGGGGCTTCCAGGTGGACGTGTCGCGCACCGGCGAGGACGTGATGCGCCTCGCCGAGGACGGCACCCCCGACGTGGTGCTGCTCGACCTCATGCTCCCCCAGGCCGACGGCTTCGAGCTGTGCCGGGTGCTGCGCGAGCAGTCGACCGTCGGCATCATCGTGATCTCGGCCCGGGGCGGCGAGGGCGACAAGGTGCGGGCACTGAACCTGGGCGCCGACGACTACATGACCAAGCCGTTCGGCATCGAGGAGCTGCTGGCCCGCATCACCGCCACGCTGCGCCGCACCCGTCCGGCCGCCGCGGTCATCATGCCCGAGGCGCCGGGCGTGGTCGAGGCCGGCGACGTGGTGGTCGACCTCGACGCCCGCCGGGTGACCAAGGCCGGCGAGCGCGTCCACCTGACGCCGACCGAGCTGGCCCTCCTGCGGGAGCTGGCGCTCAACCCCCGGGTGCTGCTCGGCCATGCCCACCTGCTGCGCCGGGTGTGGGGGCCGGGCTACGAGACCGAGACCGAGTACCTGCGGGTCTACGTCCGGCGCCTGCGCGCCAAGCTCGACTCCCCCGACGCCCCCACGCTGATCGTCACCGAGCCCCGGCTCGGCTACCGCTTCGAGCCGCCACCAGCCGCGCCGCCGACACCCGCCCCGCCGTAGCCCGCCGTTCACAACTCGTTCACGCGCCGAGGCCGATTTCTATACCTCGTTCACGGCCCCGTTCTTACGGTGAGGACGAGCCCGAACACCAGGGGGACAGACTCATGTTCGACATCCGTGCCCGGCGACGCTCGCGCGTGCCGGCTCTGCTACTCGTCCTCGCGCTCGTCGCTGCGGCGGCGTGTGGCGACGACGACGATTCCACCGGCGGGGGTGGCGGCGGCGGCGACGGGGGCGACGGCGCGCTG is a window of Acidimicrobiales bacterium DNA encoding:
- a CDS encoding ATP-binding cassette domain-containing protein encodes the protein MARADATVDPGVPLLEVRGLSKRFGALQVLDDVSLTVADGEALAVVGDNGAGKSTLAKCIARAVRPDAGEVLVKGRPLGLGQDDALAAGVGVVWQDLALCDNLDSVANLFLGRERGRPMLAEADMRSEAERLLARVGIDIPDLTRPVASLSGGQRQAVAVTRALTGDPELLILDEPTANLGHNETRAVLGLVRDLRARGTTVVLITHQLEQVFNLVDRILVLRHGRLVADVSPREVHPDDVVAMQSGIEADSTASRQLRRLGSLVEQLSAVEPTASLPLVVSAMSAAIGQETLCVHLLDQTTGTPFLRRSAAVALPDALLAVNDRLPLGHQGGPVGVAAATASVVVTEDVRGDPAWAAFLPAAERAGVLSSWAAPITGASGVLGTISGYGDTVGRLRNDQLELIMLYASHAAASIERERNFAESRRRNRVLEAIRAVLEVLAGPQQVHTGLDAALEALCKVLDAEDAVVRTSEPVAAGAGAGAGAEGVTRASAGEPGLEATADKALTDGQQVRVKNRDGLVLAVPFTAPSGPAALAVRWSDALAGDESAEVLQDVARSMSLALEREELEASHREAQALRRSQRLQRAFLSRLSHELRTPLTAIHGYADSLRQPDVHWSDEAQHRFLGTIATESERMRRLVADLLDVSAIDAGIFRVHPDWCDLRLVLDASVACVTSDAQAEPRVHVHVDAGLGPVWADHDRLEQVFVNLLENALRHTPTTTRIRVDACPDPDGREVHIRVSDDGHTLGADRAAALFEPHVSAGPKGSTGLGLPIARGIAVAHGGDVTLEATGELTTFLVSLPLGPDGEPDA
- a CDS encoding SDR family NAD(P)-dependent oxidoreductase; translation: MIAVVTGANRGIGLEVVRQLADRGDTVYLGSRDEAKGRAAASPFVAAGLDVRPVVLDVTLPAGAEAVAALVDREHGRLDVLVNNAAIHYDPSDHPAAAPRGLGLRRGCYMWCRRRSTPTWAWCGRRSRPTSWAPGR
- a CDS encoding NAD(P)/FAD-dependent oxidoreductase is translated as MGDTSTSDAAVVVGSGPNGLTAAVVLAQAGLSVTVLEAAETIGGGTRSAELTVPGVLHDICSAVHPFGAASPVFRSLPLERHGLEWRWPEVDLVHPLDGGRAGVFLRSIDETAAGLGDDGPAWRQVFGRASAAFPDLADDILRPLVHVPRHPVGLVSFGLRALLPATWLARRFRTDEARALFAGIAAHVIHPLSRPATAAGGIMLTASGHHVGWPVAAGGSQAVTTALAGLLAELGGTVETGVRVTSLADLPPARLKLFDTSPSGLLAIAGDALPERTRRALRRWRYGPASFKLDLAVEGGVPWTAEAARRAGTVHVGGPIGEIAVAEAEVHRGRLPERPFVLVAQQYLADPARSAGDVHPVWAYAHVPRGYDSDVTEPILRQLERFAPGVRERIVGQHVMSPADFAGYNANYVGGDISTGANTLRQLVFRPRVALDPYATGLPGVYLCSAATPPGAGVHGMCGYHAARSALRSLG
- a CDS encoding SDR family NAD(P)-dependent oxidoreductase yields the protein MVQTAVDADLGVVREALETNVLGAWQVTQALLPLLRRSDHGRIVNVSSGGGSLSEMGGGIPAYRVSKASLNALTRMWADELRRDRILVNGICPGWVATDMGGGGGRPVAEGVAGIVWAATLPDDGPTGGFFRDRDRDPVPW
- a CDS encoding response regulator transcription factor produces the protein MLDQVTDTDTRVLLVEDDQNIVDLIRSNLLVRGFQVDVSRTGEDVMRLAEDGTPDVVLLDLMLPQADGFELCRVLREQSTVGIIVISARGGEGDKVRALNLGADDYMTKPFGIEELLARITATLRRTRPAAAVIMPEAPGVVEAGDVVVDLDARRVTKAGERVHLTPTELALLRELALNPRVLLGHAHLLRRVWGPGYETETEYLRVYVRRLRAKLDSPDAPTLIVTEPRLGYRFEPPPAAPPTPAPP